A stretch of [Clostridium] innocuum DNA encodes these proteins:
- a CDS encoding aspartate-semialdehyde dehydrogenase: protein MKTYKVAILGATGAVGQEMIKILMERSFPICELHLLASARSAGKKLTIAGREYTVEETTENSFDGMDIVLGAAENDIAEKYLPIAAEKGAVVVDNSSAFRLDEQVPLIIPEVNPQAVHEHHGIIANPNCATIIALVALQPLHAYANAKRMVVSTYQAVSGAGVNGIRELNQQVGALAHGKEVSVSTFQYQIAYNLIPQIGGFNEAGYSSEEMKMQNEGRKIMSNPELCVNCTCVRVPVIRSHSESIMVEFEKEISVEKARELLQGAPGVRLVDEPQEQVYPMPLDTTDQDLVFVGRIREDMSGHANALSFWCCGDQVRKGAATNAVQIAELVIQEKEKQQE from the coding sequence ATGAAAACATACAAGGTCGCAATACTCGGTGCCACCGGTGCTGTAGGTCAGGAAATGATAAAGATTTTAATGGAGCGCAGCTTCCCAATCTGTGAGCTGCATCTTTTGGCAAGTGCAAGAAGTGCAGGGAAGAAGCTTACCATTGCCGGTAGGGAGTATACCGTTGAGGAAACGACAGAAAACAGCTTCGACGGCATGGATATCGTTTTAGGAGCTGCAGAAAATGATATTGCCGAAAAATATCTGCCGATTGCCGCAGAAAAAGGAGCTGTTGTTGTGGATAACAGCTCAGCTTTCCGACTGGATGAGCAGGTACCGCTGATCATTCCGGAGGTGAATCCACAGGCAGTACATGAGCATCACGGCATCATCGCCAATCCAAACTGTGCAACGATTATCGCACTGGTTGCGCTACAGCCGCTGCATGCATATGCAAATGCAAAGCGTATGGTCGTTTCCACATATCAGGCTGTCAGCGGTGCAGGCGTCAACGGAATCCGTGAGCTCAATCAGCAGGTGGGTGCGCTGGCACATGGCAAGGAGGTATCAGTTTCCACCTTCCAGTATCAGATTGCCTATAATCTCATTCCGCAGATTGGCGGCTTCAACGAGGCCGGCTATTCCAGCGAGGAAATGAAGATGCAGAACGAAGGACGCAAGATTATGAGTAATCCTGAGCTTTGCGTAAACTGTACCTGCGTACGCGTTCCTGTGATTCGTTCCCATTCCGAATCTATTATGGTAGAGTTTGAGAAGGAAATCAGCGTAGAAAAGGCAAGGGAGCTGCTGCAGGGGGCACCGGGTGTCAGACTGGTGGATGAGCCGCAGGAGCAGGTATATCCGATGCCGCTGGATACCACCGATCAGGATCTGGTGTTTGTCGGTCGTATTCGTGAGGATATGAGCGGGCATGCGAATGCATTAAGCTTCTGGTGCTGTGGTGACCAGGTTCGCAAAGGGGCCGCTACCAATGCGGTTCAGATTGCTGAGCTTGTCATTCAGGAAAAGGAAAAACAGCAGGAATAA
- a CDS encoding ACT domain-containing protein encodes MEKYYIVDSTILPDVLDKVIEARSLLQNGEVKQVSEAVKRVGISRGTYYKYKDYVFLPAQGMSERKAVISLMLHHDKGILSEVLNTMSSVNANILTINQNIPIHEWASVVLSFDLCEMAVSIDELLERLRSCRGVSNLRLIAVE; translated from the coding sequence ATGGAGAAATACTATATTGTAGACAGTACGATTCTGCCGGATGTGCTGGACAAGGTCATTGAAGCGCGCTCCTTGCTGCAAAACGGTGAGGTAAAGCAGGTGAGCGAGGCTGTCAAGCGTGTCGGAATCAGCCGCGGAACATATTATAAATATAAGGACTATGTCTTTCTTCCAGCTCAGGGGATGAGTGAGCGAAAGGCTGTGATATCTCTTATGCTGCATCATGATAAAGGAATTTTGTCAGAGGTACTGAACACGATGTCGAGCGTCAATGCCAATATTTTAACCATCAATCAGAATATTCCGATACATGAGTGGGCATCGGTGGTACTATCCTTTGATTTATGCGAAATGGCGGTATCCATCGATGAACTACTGGAGCGTCTGCGCAGCTGCCGCGGTGTGAGCAATCTGCGCCTGATTGCAGTAGAATAA
- a CDS encoding IS4 family transposase — MMSCEKSYLNRIHRTAFLLDTEYIDIIRGNNQNAYTRKRKILLPHIFMQMLATTGKSQKNEISDFIEQVDENIEISQTGYFNARMKFNPDALRTILHDINRDVYAEKKLLKLNDYYIMAIDGSDFLIPKWRDNKEVWKTKLHDGDNDPVMGSASSIFDVINKCIIDISINSYKYSEKSSAEDHLGYARDILPQGSKMVCIFDRGYPSIKLIDQMLESGQYFVFRLKANDFKRECEELRDDEDDKWIDVIYGRLRSNHFREDRSFRIKLMNTTYHLRFVKFQIVLNDGSTATEILLTNLSETDFDTESMKELYHLRWDIETCYRSMKSQLKMEEFSGYREQLIKQDIYACALVYNAVSDIVCSKENLSTIQQERYKYEMAFNRNYASGKLKHYLLKIFVYYDHPKLAKKASVKMDKEMMRHLCPIRQDRNSIYSRQKKRLNKHRMTYRYSY; from the coding sequence ATGATGTCGTGTGAAAAATCTTATCTAAACAGGATTCATAGAACCGCTTTTCTGCTCGATACTGAATATATTGATATTATCCGTGGAAATAATCAAAATGCTTATACGAGAAAGAGAAAAATCCTTTTGCCTCATATCTTTATGCAGATGCTTGCCACAACCGGAAAATCACAGAAGAATGAAATTTCTGATTTCATTGAACAAGTTGATGAAAATATAGAAATATCACAAACAGGTTATTTTAATGCGCGGATGAAATTTAACCCTGATGCCCTTCGTACAATTCTTCATGATATCAACAGAGATGTATATGCAGAAAAGAAATTATTAAAATTAAATGATTATTATATTATGGCGATTGATGGAAGCGATTTTTTGATACCTAAATGGAGAGATAATAAAGAGGTTTGGAAAACAAAATTGCACGATGGCGATAATGATCCTGTGATGGGTTCTGCTTCCAGTATTTTTGATGTCATTAATAAATGTATTATAGATATATCTATAAATTCGTATAAATACAGTGAGAAATCAAGCGCAGAAGATCATTTGGGTTATGCACGAGATATCTTACCTCAAGGATCAAAAATGGTTTGTATATTTGACAGAGGATATCCTTCTATTAAGCTGATCGATCAGATGTTAGAAAGCGGTCAATATTTTGTCTTTCGATTAAAAGCAAATGATTTTAAAAGGGAATGTGAAGAACTTCGTGATGATGAAGATGATAAATGGATTGATGTCATATATGGTAGATTGCGGAGTAATCACTTCCGTGAGGATAGATCATTTCGGATAAAACTTATGAATACTACCTACCATTTACGTTTTGTGAAATTCCAAATCGTACTCAATGACGGAAGTACAGCTACAGAGATATTATTGACAAATCTTTCTGAAACTGATTTTGATACAGAAAGTATGAAGGAACTGTATCATCTGCGCTGGGACATAGAAACCTGCTATCGCTCCATGAAGTCACAATTAAAGATGGAAGAATTCTCAGGTTATCGGGAACAATTGATAAAGCAGGATATATACGCATGTGCATTAGTATACAATGCTGTATCTGATATCGTATGTTCAAAAGAAAACTTAAGTACCATACAACAGGAAAGATATAAATATGAGATGGCATTTAATAGAAATTATGCGAGTGGAAAATTGAAACACTATCTACTGAAGATATTTGTGTATTATGATCATCCAAAGCTAGCCAAAAAAGCATCAGTAAAAATGGATAAAGAGATGATGCGTCATCTCTGTCCAATACGCCAAGACAGAAATAGCATATATAGCAGACAGAAAAAGCGATTGAATAAACATAGAATGACTTATCGTTATTCTTATTGA
- a CDS encoding alpha/beta hydrolase, with protein MRILMLQGLYCTSKLWKQAASCLKEHDLLFMEYSHEVTAQAAQVMDLASWIASQLPRDIDVIIGHSMGGILALQLAHDFGVPVKCVICIESNLCPAEPFYRNLVMKQSMATLGVKLQKEMAKEAVWYQDSLAKQLQEQFDYSPLTDITVPIHMIYGDRGICEYSNRIQDLNLHWETVKRLQFHFIRNACHMPMLEQCEDTYRCIKSILYAATDKSQVDGD; from the coding sequence ATGAGAATATTGATGCTGCAGGGATTGTATTGTACATCCAAGCTTTGGAAACAGGCAGCTTCCTGCCTGAAAGAACATGATTTGCTGTTTATGGAGTATTCGCATGAGGTTACAGCACAGGCAGCTCAGGTGATGGATTTGGCTTCCTGGATTGCATCACAGCTTCCCAGGGATATTGATGTTATTATCGGACACAGCATGGGCGGAATCCTTGCCCTGCAGCTGGCACATGATTTTGGTGTGCCGGTGAAATGCGTTATTTGCATAGAGAGCAATTTATGTCCGGCAGAGCCCTTTTATCGTAATCTCGTTATGAAGCAGAGTATGGCAACGCTGGGTGTTAAACTGCAAAAGGAGATGGCAAAGGAAGCCGTATGGTATCAGGACTCACTGGCGAAGCAGCTGCAGGAGCAGTTTGATTACAGTCCACTGACGGATATCACCGTACCGATACACATGATCTATGGAGATCGCGGAATCTGTGAGTATTCCAATCGGATTCAGGATTTGAATCTACATTGGGAAACAGTAAAACGGTTGCAGTTTCATTTTATAAGAAATGCCTGTCACATGCCAATGCTGGAACAATGCGAGGACACATACCGCTGTATAAAAAGCATCCTGTATGCGGCAACGGATAAATCGCAGGTTGATGGCGATTGA
- a CDS encoding class I SAM-dependent methyltransferase: MSYIEMNKEAWEEAFNNRINGWGDAVVENLQASSAYYIQPALQAELDQLNLAGKHVAQFCCSNGRELLSICRHYGAVGTGFDIAENLIAQGQMHAKQLHVPCSFLAMNILDIGSEYHQKFDVILFTIGAITWFQDVNALFQVVSDCLKPKGIMLLHDFHPLMNMLPLPGEECYCDDAVRLLEHKYFTEEPWIENNGMGYISGDYASKTFTSFSHSISELVNSTIQSGMSVKLLNEYDYDIGLSDVYDAMGLPLSMLLMAEKV; this comes from the coding sequence ATGAGCTATATAGAAATGAACAAGGAAGCTTGGGAGGAAGCGTTCAACAATAGAATCAATGGCTGGGGAGATGCAGTCGTTGAAAACCTCCAGGCGTCATCCGCTTATTACATTCAGCCCGCATTACAGGCTGAGCTTGATCAACTGAATCTTGCTGGAAAACATGTTGCGCAGTTTTGCTGCAGCAACGGCAGGGAGCTGCTATCCATCTGCAGACACTATGGGGCAGTTGGTACCGGCTTTGATATTGCAGAAAATCTGATTGCACAGGGGCAAATGCATGCAAAGCAGCTGCATGTACCATGTAGCTTTTTAGCTATGAATATTCTGGATATAGGAAGCGAATATCATCAGAAATTCGATGTGATCCTGTTTACGATCGGTGCAATTACCTGGTTTCAGGATGTAAACGCACTTTTTCAGGTGGTGTCCGACTGTCTAAAGCCAAAGGGCATTATGCTGCTTCATGATTTTCATCCACTCATGAATATGCTCCCTCTGCCGGGAGAGGAGTGCTACTGTGATGATGCCGTTAGACTGCTGGAGCACAAATATTTTACGGAGGAGCCATGGATTGAAAACAATGGGATGGGGTATATTTCCGGAGATTATGCATCCAAGACATTCACAAGCTTTTCACACTCCATTTCAGAGCTTGTTAACAGCACCATACAAAGCGGTATGAGTGTAAAGCTGCTGAATGAATATGATTATGATATCGGACTGTCGGATGTATATGATGCAATGGGCTTGCCGTTATCCATGCTGCTCATGGCTGAGAAAGTATAA
- a CDS encoding homoserine kinase, translating into MIKVRVPATSANLGVGYDCLGLALDDFATVTFEVIAEGLEIAGCEEAYCNEENLFYQAFVKGLQYMGESVSGIRITVDTDIPYARGLGSSATCIVAGLAGANALFHNRMNRYELFDLATQMEGHPDNIAPAIFGGLCVSFMEDGKPNMIRYGVKRDLLFVTMIPDYEVSTKAAREVLPDTMRYRDAVYQMGRCAALAKAMEIGNAMIMGKACTDQMQEPYRKKLIMEYEDVRSLCRETDMITMYISGSGSTMIALTQEEAAARVLVEKIKNQYPSWDARILRATYDGVQSEVC; encoded by the coding sequence ATGATTAAGGTACGTGTTCCGGCAACAAGTGCGAATCTGGGAGTCGGCTATGACTGTCTTGGTCTTGCGCTTGACGACTTTGCGACAGTGACTTTTGAGGTGATTGCAGAGGGCTTGGAAATTGCGGGCTGTGAAGAAGCCTACTGCAATGAAGAGAATCTGTTTTATCAGGCATTTGTAAAGGGGCTTCAGTATATGGGGGAAAGCGTATCGGGAATCCGCATCACAGTGGATACCGATATACCCTATGCCAGAGGACTTGGCAGCAGCGCAACCTGTATCGTCGCAGGACTTGCCGGAGCGAATGCCCTGTTTCATAACCGCATGAACCGCTATGAGCTCTTTGATCTGGCAACACAGATGGAGGGACATCCGGATAATATTGCTCCGGCCATCTTTGGCGGTCTGTGTGTTTCCTTCATGGAAGACGGGAAGCCGAATATGATTCGTTACGGTGTAAAACGCGATTTGCTGTTTGTGACAATGATTCCCGATTATGAGGTTAGCACCAAAGCGGCACGGGAGGTTTTACCGGATACCATGAGGTATCGGGACGCTGTCTATCAGATGGGGCGCTGTGCGGCATTGGCAAAGGCGATGGAAATCGGGAATGCCATGATTATGGGAAAAGCCTGCACAGATCAGATGCAGGAGCCCTACCGCAAGAAATTGATTATGGAATATGAGGATGTCCGCAGTCTGTGCAGGGAAACGGATATGATTACCATGTATATATCCGGAAGCGGATCGACGATGATTGCTCTGACACAGGAGGAAGCCGCAGCCCGTGTGCTTGTTGAAAAAATAAAGAATCAGTATCCATCCTGGGATGCTCGTATTCTGCGTGCGACCTATGACGGTGTGCAAAGCGAGGTATGCTGA
- a CDS encoding homoserine dehydrogenase produces the protein MNIAILGYGTVGSGVKEIIDHAVTKSTKQLHVSYILIRKGKAKTLPYMCDDIRTILQDTSVDIIVETMGGLEPAHTYILQALKSGKHVVTANKAVIAAYLKEFTDVAREHNVRIYYEASTGGGIPWIEGLAKAMRIDEVDRIHGIFNGTSNYILDHMQRYHASFEDILKEAQELGYAEADPSADIDGYDICNKLRISASLAYDYHVPDTFPVFGIRNITKQDVSYFSSLGYAVRLIAKTRRNANRYGCVVEPVLFEAGSLESNTQDNYNLITLHGKTIGDLKFFGQGAGKLPTANAIVQDLIDLNEGVCHMDPSFTNTMSYDETLCLRDYILRADEAARDELQDFSYEVKSFEGQEYLHIQKAEVYEMHQVMERMLKTDVHAFMASIYEREDD, from the coding sequence ATGAATATAGCAATACTCGGTTATGGAACCGTTGGCTCGGGAGTAAAGGAAATTATTGATCACGCGGTAACAAAAAGCACCAAACAGTTGCACGTATCCTATATACTGATTCGTAAAGGAAAAGCGAAAACACTTCCTTATATGTGTGATGATATCCGGACGATTTTACAGGATACTTCTGTGGATATCATCGTGGAAACGATGGGTGGTCTTGAGCCTGCCCATACGTATATTCTGCAGGCATTGAAAAGCGGCAAGCATGTCGTTACAGCCAACAAAGCGGTAATCGCAGCTTATCTGAAGGAGTTCACAGATGTCGCAAGAGAGCACAATGTCCGCATTTACTATGAAGCAAGCACCGGAGGTGGAATTCCCTGGATCGAAGGACTGGCAAAGGCGATGCGAATCGATGAGGTTGACCGCATCCACGGTATTTTCAATGGTACCAGCAATTATATTCTGGATCACATGCAGCGCTACCATGCATCCTTTGAGGATATTCTGAAGGAAGCGCAGGAGCTGGGCTATGCGGAGGCAGACCCAAGCGCTGATATCGACGGCTATGATATTTGCAACAAGCTGCGTATTTCTGCCAGTCTTGCTTATGACTACCATGTACCGGATACCTTCCCGGTATTCGGCATCCGCAATATCACGAAGCAGGACGTGTCGTATTTTTCATCTTTAGGCTATGCTGTACGTCTGATTGCCAAAACCCGGCGCAACGCAAACCGTTATGGCTGTGTTGTTGAGCCGGTGCTGTTTGAAGCCGGTTCTCTGGAAAGCAATACACAGGACAATTACAATCTGATTACGCTGCATGGGAAAACCATTGGAGATTTGAAGTTTTTCGGTCAGGGTGCCGGAAAGCTTCCGACTGCCAACGCCATTGTACAGGATCTGATCGACCTCAATGAAGGCGTTTGTCACATGGATCCTTCCTTCACCAATACGATGAGCTATGATGAGACACTGTGTCTGCGTGATTACATCCTGCGTGCAGATGAGGCGGCACGTGATGAGCTGCAGGATTTCAGCTATGAGGTGAAATCCTTTGAAGGGCAGGAGTATCTGCATATTCAGAAGGCTGAGGTATATGAAATGCATCAGGTGATGGAGCGGATGCTAAAGACAGATGTCCATGCCTTTATGGCCAGCATCTATGAAAGGGAGGATGACTAG
- a CDS encoding MBL fold metallo-hydrolase, translating into MKDWFQVQMLDDTTYVISEHKHYENTNCYLLLGKQRALLIDSGLGVADIRKITDRLTALPVTVIATHVHWDHIGSHGSYIDVLVHEREYSWLNGEFPLPLNVVKQQLMKEPCSFPGDFHLDAYTVWQGNAGIVRDGDILDLGGRHIRVLHTPGHSPGHMCFFDLEREWLYCGDLIYKGVLYCDYPSTDPQAYLLSVQRLQKLALQRLLPAHDTIEVGPSLIQETAQAWEKLQEKGLLQHGSGEFRYENFSIRL; encoded by the coding sequence ATGAAGGACTGGTTTCAGGTTCAAATGCTGGATGATACAACCTATGTGATTTCAGAGCATAAGCATTATGAAAATACAAATTGTTATCTGCTGCTTGGAAAGCAGAGGGCTTTACTGATTGACAGTGGTCTGGGGGTCGCGGATATTCGTAAAATAACAGATCGGCTGACTGCATTGCCGGTTACTGTAATTGCTACACATGTGCATTGGGACCATATCGGCAGTCATGGCAGCTATATTGATGTACTGGTTCATGAACGGGAGTATTCCTGGCTGAATGGAGAATTTCCACTGCCGCTTAATGTGGTGAAGCAGCAGCTGATGAAAGAGCCCTGTTCTTTTCCAGGTGATTTTCATTTGGACGCCTATACTGTATGGCAGGGAAATGCAGGCATTGTAAGAGATGGGGATATCCTGGATCTTGGCGGTCGTCATATCCGTGTCCTGCATACACCGGGGCATTCTCCTGGACATATGTGCTTTTTTGATCTGGAACGGGAATGGCTGTACTGCGGGGATCTTATCTATAAAGGTGTTCTGTACTGTGATTATCCGTCCACTGATCCACAGGCATATCTGCTGTCGGTACAAAGGCTGCAAAAGCTAGCGCTTCAGCGCCTGCTGCCTGCCCATGATACAATCGAAGTGGGGCCTTCACTGATTCAGGAGACAGCACAGGCATGGGAAAAGTTGCAGGAAAAGGGTCTGCTTCAGCATGGCAGTGGAGAATTTCGATATGAAAATTTCTCCATTCGCCTATAG
- a CDS encoding threonine synthase — MEKIYTSTRNKALARTPKEAVVKGIAEDGGLFVYDALDTLRLPLQDMMQMTYEQMAETVLQLLLPDFTEEEVKDCVENAYKGKFRDEHITPLHKAGNTNILELFHGPTCAFKDVGLRMLPQLMSKSLQQQPDEHVMILTATSGDTGKAALEGFLDVPRTGITVFYPDEGVSNIQRLQMVTTKGSNTCVCAIRGNFDDAQSNVKRIFQNAQLSARLKEKGITLSSANSINIGRLIPQVVYYVYAYKDMVRTKEITFGEKVDFCVPTGNYGNVLAGYYAKLMGLPVNKFIVASNSNNVLFDFLKDGVYDRNRPFYKTISPSMDILISSNLERLLYYKSGKDADYIAQLMNELEATGRYQVREDIFTSVREDFAGGYCDDEACAQSMREFYEQSGYVMDPHTAIAYKVMKDYEKEDSMHKCVLLSTASPYKFAPAVYEALFNETIPDEFACMEMLQQKSGSAMPKPLAELAKMDILHSHLIDKNDMSSFVETIGEEIFHD, encoded by the coding sequence ATGGAGAAAATATATACAAGTACGAGAAACAAAGCGCTGGCGCGCACACCCAAGGAAGCGGTCGTAAAGGGCATTGCAGAGGATGGCGGCCTGTTTGTCTATGATGCGCTGGATACGCTGCGTCTGCCGCTGCAGGATATGATGCAGATGACCTATGAGCAGATGGCGGAAACTGTTCTGCAGCTGCTGTTACCGGATTTTACCGAGGAAGAAGTAAAGGACTGTGTGGAAAATGCCTATAAGGGCAAATTCAGAGATGAACACATCACGCCGCTTCATAAGGCGGGGAACACCAATATTCTGGAGCTGTTTCATGGTCCTACCTGCGCCTTTAAGGATGTGGGGCTGCGCATGCTTCCGCAGCTGATGAGCAAATCCCTGCAGCAGCAACCCGATGAACATGTCATGATTTTAACCGCAACCAGCGGTGACACCGGTAAGGCTGCCCTTGAGGGCTTTTTGGATGTACCGCGTACCGGAATCACGGTCTTCTATCCGGATGAGGGTGTATCCAATATTCAGCGTCTGCAGATGGTAACCACCAAGGGAAGCAATACCTGTGTCTGTGCCATCAGGGGTAACTTCGATGATGCCCAGTCCAATGTGAAGCGGATCTTTCAGAATGCACAGCTGTCTGCACGGCTGAAGGAAAAGGGTATCACCTTATCCAGCGCGAACTCCATCAATATCGGTAGACTGATTCCGCAGGTTGTATATTATGTGTATGCATATAAGGATATGGTACGGACAAAGGAAATCACATTCGGTGAAAAAGTGGATTTCTGTGTGCCGACAGGAAACTATGGGAATGTGCTTGCCGGTTACTATGCCAAGCTGATGGGCTTGCCGGTAAACAAATTTATCGTGGCATCCAATTCCAATAATGTGCTCTTTGACTTTTTAAAGGACGGTGTCTATGATCGAAACCGTCCGTTCTATAAAACCATCTCTCCGAGTATGGATATTCTGATTTCCAGCAACCTGGAACGGCTGCTTTACTACAAGAGTGGCAAGGATGCTGACTATATCGCACAGCTGATGAACGAGCTGGAAGCAACAGGACGCTATCAGGTGCGTGAGGATATTTTCACCTCTGTCCGTGAGGATTTTGCGGGCGGCTATTGTGATGATGAGGCATGTGCACAGAGTATGCGTGAATTTTATGAACAGAGCGGTTATGTTATGGATCCGCATACGGCTATTGCCTACAAGGTGATGAAGGACTATGAAAAAGAGGATTCCATGCATAAATGTGTATTGCTTTCCACAGCCAGTCCATATAAATTTGCACCTGCTGTTTACGAGGCTTTGTTTAATGAGACAATCCCGGATGAGTTTGCCTGTATGGAAATGCTGCAGCAGAAAAGCGGTTCTGCAATGCCGAAGCCGCTGGCAGAGCTTGCGAAAATGGACATTTTGCACAGCCACCTGATAGATAAGAATGATATGTCTTCCTTTGTGGAAACCATCGGAGAGGAAATATTCCATGATTAA
- a CDS encoding TIGR01906 family membrane protein yields the protein MKQLLEKLTTLAAYTAAVCTIVILLVTSININCFNKGFYKTEYASLETAQSLGMTEKDLNKATDALLDYLQDRRDNIDVTVAVRGTETKAFNARESSHMVDVRNLYRFAMVLRNVAIILLVLSLVYMAVRLKSGMLTIFSINYMKTAILAAVFFAMLAGWAYVDFDAFWTTFHKLAFRNDLWLLNPATDLMINLFPSQFFSSMVFRIVGMFATGFIGLFVFCYLFLRHQLHKLHGELHHD from the coding sequence ATGAAACAGCTGTTAGAAAAACTAACGACATTGGCGGCATATACTGCTGCTGTCTGCACAATCGTGATTTTACTGGTTACGAGTATAAACATAAATTGCTTCAATAAGGGTTTTTATAAAACGGAATATGCATCACTGGAAACTGCACAGTCTTTAGGGATGACGGAGAAGGATCTCAACAAGGCAACGGATGCACTGCTGGATTATCTGCAGGACCGCCGGGACAATATTGATGTCACCGTAGCGGTTAGGGGGACGGAAACCAAGGCTTTCAATGCGAGAGAATCCTCCCATATGGTGGATGTGCGCAATCTGTATCGATTTGCCATGGTGCTGAGAAATGTAGCGATTATTCTGCTTGTGCTCTCTCTGGTGTACATGGCAGTTCGTCTGAAAAGTGGAATGCTGACAATTTTCAGCATCAATTATATGAAAACAGCAATTTTGGCAGCGGTGTTCTTCGCCATGCTGGCAGGCTGGGCATATGTTGACTTCGATGCATTCTGGACAACCTTTCACAAGCTGGCATTTCGCAATGATTTATGGCTGCTGAATCCGGCTACCGATTTGATGATCAATCTGTTTCCATCACAATTCTTTTCCTCGATGGTTTTCCGGATTGTGGGAATGTTTGCGACCGGATTTATCGGATTGTTCGTGTTCTGCTATCTTTTTCTGAGACATCAGCTTCACAAGCTTCACGGAGAACTGCATCATGACTAG
- a CDS encoding aspartate kinase — protein MMKITKFGGSSVANAQQFRKVKHIIESDPARRFVVVSASGREHKKDNKVTDLLYLIEAHLKYSVDHLSLFHLIEERFISIKNDLGLSYPIEEDLAKLKGQLNKTMSTDYLVSRGEYLTAKLMAEYLGFPFVDAKDIITFRYDGKIDFDATKYRMDNTMKKLDRFVIPGFYGALPDGTVRTMSRGGSDITGSILADILNADMYENWTDVSGILMADPRIVHHPKRINTITYSELRELSYMGASVLHEEAIFPVKEKNIPINILNTNHPEEGGTIIVEKDDHPSEQMITGIAGKKNFTVIAIYKNHMSDEVGIIRRALEICENYRISIEHIPSGIDSFSIVVNSEDVKDIIYDMVGDMKKACNADEIKIIDNISLIATVGRQMMYRPGISGKLFAVLGKNNINIRMIAQGTDEMNIIVGVENKDYEKTVETIYNNFVV, from the coding sequence ATGATGAAAATAACAAAGTTTGGCGGTTCGTCGGTTGCGAATGCACAGCAGTTCCGCAAGGTTAAGCATATCATTGAAAGCGATCCGGCCCGGCGCTTTGTCGTTGTCAGTGCATCCGGACGTGAGCATAAGAAGGATAATAAGGTGACCGATCTGCTGTATCTGATTGAGGCCCATTTAAAATACAGCGTCGATCATTTATCCCTGTTTCATCTGATAGAGGAGCGCTTTATATCCATTAAGAATGATCTTGGACTGAGCTATCCGATTGAGGAGGACCTCGCAAAGCTGAAAGGTCAGCTGAATAAGACAATGTCCACGGATTATCTGGTTTCACGAGGAGAATATCTGACCGCTAAGCTGATGGCGGAGTATCTTGGCTTTCCATTTGTGGATGCAAAGGATATCATCACCTTCCGTTATGATGGGAAAATTGATTTTGATGCGACAAAGTACCGAATGGATAATACAATGAAGAAGCTGGACCGTTTTGTCATTCCCGGCTTCTATGGCGCACTGCCGGATGGCACCGTGCGTACAATGTCACGTGGTGGAAGTGATATAACGGGTTCAATTCTGGCGGATATTCTAAATGCGGATATGTACGAGAACTGGACAGATGTTTCCGGCATACTGATGGCTGACCCGAGAATTGTCCACCATCCAAAACGCATCAACACCATCACCTACTCCGAGCTGCGTGAGCTTTCCTATATGGGGGCAAGTGTTCTGCATGAGGAGGCAATTTTTCCGGTAAAGGAAAAAAACATCCCGATCAATATCCTGAATACCAATCATCCGGAGGAGGGTGGTACCATCATCGTGGAGAAAGATGATCATCCAAGCGAGCAGATGATTACCGGTATCGCAGGGAAGAAGAATTTCACCGTTATTGCCATTTATAAAAACCACATGTCGGATGAAGTTGGCATTATCCGCCGGGCGCTGGAAATCTGTGAGAATTACCGGATCAGCATCGAGCATATTCCAAGCGGGATCGATTCCTTCAGCATCGTTGTCAATTCCGAGGATGTGAAGGATATCATTTACGATATGGTGGGCGATATGAAGAAGGCCTGCAATGCCGATGAAATCAAAATCATTGATAATATTTCCCTGATTGCCACGGTTGGCCGTCAGATGATGTATCGTCCGGGTATCAGCGGGAAGCTGTTTGCTGTGCTGGGAAAGAATAATATCAATATTCGCATGATTGCGCAGGGAACGGACGAAATGAATATTATCGTCGGTGTGGAAAACAAGGATTACGAAAAAACAGTGGAAACCATTTACAACAACTTTGTTGTTTAG